A part of Maridesulfovibrio hydrothermalis AM13 = DSM 14728 genomic DNA contains:
- a CDS encoding MMPL family transporter, producing the protein MNIFKNFQIFFIRCIWNMVRKSPLTIVICGVLLAAACAVSSALWLKLDSDQDNLISHELPFQKRNIEQIKNFGDQEYMFVVIETGGTESGKDKAAEFATTLALKLQKHPELVREVHYSMSAKDMGPGVLMFASADELRSFVNLARDFGPLGHEWFKGPGLAKFLNMTSGLLSGKGGGSGSAEMFAPVMGALDSLVGEMQSSLKEGADFEAVDDAVLGLDKAGMHYFFTRNDKLLIMRILPKKNFQEMDVIGQSLKFVRSSLEETRLAYPDVSAGLTGRPVLSADEMHTTDQDMTIAAIISVVVVGLMFMIILHGWLRPMLVMGSLFCAMAWTFGFTLVTLGSLNLLSIVFALVLVGIGVDFGIHIVMRYVEATNSGMESDEAVEEALIHTGPGVLLGGLTSVCAFYAVLGQEFVGLAELGLVGGTGIIFCLIAMLTVLPSMLLIAGRRNWFPSSRPRMATMPFMEKVISKPVAVLLIFAAATALAYPGFKKAGFNYNLLDLQAEGLESVEYEHILINDSDESTWFAVMTRPDLESVKSLIAELKNIPSVGRIDSIFEFLPEGQKEKAEILRGEARVFDGIDFDTRQAALVPAQVVSSLEALIESLEDLEEKLFSAGAKAELQVVSGLIEKADSCITMIEENPSVTLNLNSVQSRLVNELSSSFAWLKEVLEVRSVTPDDLPEHLRSLYVGKDGSFMVKISPVGNVWDFDKLTGFVADLRKVDPEVTGVPVVVLESSLLMKDTFLEAAGLTIGLVSLILFLTSFSISYVLLTLIPLIAGIFWLLEVMGLTGLSFNLANFFAIPVLIAIGVDGGVHFLARWKELAEGERLYDTSTPVAVGLSFCTTMIGFGGLLLAHHRGLASLGGIMVIGSATCLVGCMIILPAVFRLIEKIKGR; encoded by the coding sequence GTGAATATATTCAAGAATTTTCAAATATTTTTTATCCGCTGTATCTGGAATATGGTTCGCAAATCTCCGCTGACCATTGTTATTTGCGGTGTTTTGCTGGCGGCTGCCTGCGCGGTTTCATCGGCCCTTTGGCTTAAGCTGGACAGTGATCAGGATAATTTGATTTCCCATGAACTTCCTTTTCAAAAGCGCAATATTGAACAGATTAAAAACTTTGGTGATCAGGAATACATGTTCGTGGTCATTGAGACCGGAGGTACCGAGTCCGGTAAAGATAAAGCTGCCGAATTTGCCACGACACTTGCCCTTAAACTTCAAAAACATCCCGAGCTTGTGCGCGAAGTGCATTATTCCATGTCAGCAAAAGATATGGGGCCGGGCGTGCTTATGTTTGCTTCGGCTGATGAACTGCGCTCATTTGTGAATCTTGCCCGCGATTTCGGGCCGCTTGGGCATGAATGGTTTAAGGGGCCGGGACTGGCTAAATTTCTCAATATGACTTCCGGATTACTTAGTGGCAAGGGCGGAGGCAGTGGCAGTGCTGAAATGTTTGCCCCTGTTATGGGCGCGCTTGATTCGCTGGTGGGCGAAATGCAGTCTTCACTTAAAGAGGGAGCTGATTTTGAGGCGGTGGATGATGCTGTTCTAGGGCTTGATAAAGCCGGGATGCATTATTTTTTTACCCGCAATGACAAGCTGCTCATTATGCGCATCCTGCCTAAGAAGAATTTTCAGGAAATGGATGTTATCGGTCAATCACTTAAATTTGTGCGTTCTTCTCTTGAGGAAACGCGTCTTGCCTATCCTGATGTAAGTGCCGGACTGACTGGGCGGCCTGTTCTTTCGGCTGATGAAATGCATACTACTGATCAGGATATGACTATTGCTGCCATTATTTCGGTTGTGGTGGTCGGGTTGATGTTCATGATCATTCTGCACGGCTGGTTGCGGCCCATGCTGGTTATGGGGTCACTTTTTTGCGCTATGGCATGGACTTTTGGGTTTACACTGGTGACACTTGGCAGTCTGAACCTTTTATCCATCGTGTTTGCGTTGGTGCTGGTCGGCATCGGGGTTGATTTCGGTATCCATATTGTAATGCGCTACGTTGAAGCCACCAATTCAGGAATGGAGTCTGATGAAGCTGTGGAAGAAGCTTTGATCCATACCGGCCCCGGCGTATTGCTGGGTGGCCTGACTTCGGTTTGCGCATTTTATGCTGTGCTGGGGCAGGAGTTTGTCGGGCTTGCCGAGCTGGGGCTGGTCGGCGGAACTGGGATAATTTTCTGTCTTATTGCCATGTTGACTGTGCTGCCTTCAATGCTGCTTATCGCCGGCAGGCGTAACTGGTTTCCTTCTTCGCGTCCACGCATGGCAACAATGCCGTTTATGGAAAAGGTTATTTCAAAGCCGGTAGCAGTGCTGCTTATTTTTGCCGCGGCAACAGCACTTGCCTATCCCGGTTTTAAGAAGGCTGGATTTAATTACAATCTGCTGGACCTGCAGGCCGAAGGTCTGGAGTCCGTTGAGTATGAACATATATTGATTAACGATTCTGACGAGTCCACATGGTTTGCAGTCATGACCAGACCGGACCTTGAGAGTGTTAAGTCACTTATCGCCGAACTTAAAAATATTCCATCTGTGGGCCGCATTGATTCTATTTTTGAATTTCTGCCCGAAGGCCAGAAGGAGAAGGCTGAAATATTAAGAGGCGAAGCCAGAGTTTTTGACGGTATTGATTTTGATACAAGACAGGCTGCTCTTGTTCCGGCGCAGGTTGTTTCATCTCTGGAGGCATTGATTGAGTCTCTTGAAGATTTAGAGGAGAAACTTTTCTCCGCCGGGGCCAAAGCTGAACTGCAGGTTGTATCAGGGCTGATTGAAAAGGCCGACTCATGTATCACTATGATTGAAGAGAACCCCTCGGTAACTTTGAATCTTAACTCTGTTCAAAGCAGGCTGGTGAACGAGCTTTCCAGTTCTTTTGCCTGGCTTAAAGAAGTTCTTGAAGTCCGCTCCGTTACGCCGGATGATCTGCCGGAACATCTACGTTCTCTTTATGTAGGTAAAGACGGCAGTTTCATGGTCAAGATATCGCCTGTCGGCAATGTCTGGGATTTTGACAAGCTGACTGGTTTTGTTGCCGACCTGCGTAAAGTTGATCCGGAAGTTACCGGTGTTCCTGTGGTAGTACTTGAATCCTCACTGCTTATGAAGGATACATTTCTGGAAGCTGCCGGACTGACTATCGGGCTGGTGTCGCTCATTTTATTTTTGACTTCGTTCAGCATCAGCTATGTGCTGCTGACTCTTATTCCTCTAATTGCCGGTATTTTCTGGCTGCTGGAGGTCATGGGGCTTACCGGGCTTAGCTTTAACTTAGCTAATTTCTTTGCTATTCCTGTGCTTATTGCTATCGGAGTTGATGGCGGGGTGCATTTTCTTGCCCGTTGGAAAGAACTTGCCGAAGGGGAGAGGCTTTATGATACAAGCACTCCCGTTGCTGTCGGACTCAGTTTCTGCACCACCATGATCGGTTTTGGCGGACTGCTGCTTGCGCATCACAGGGGACTGGCATCACTTGGCGGTATCATGGTTATCGGCTCCGCGACCTGTCTGGTCGGTTGTATGATAATATTACCTGCGGTATTCAGATTGATTGAAAAGATCAAGGGAAGATAA
- a CDS encoding PhnD/SsuA/transferrin family substrate-binding protein — protein MFRKVLLITLGCVCLLAGTVFAAGRFDFAIIQPGQPGTTVEAQPVMDELAKYMSEKLDTEVDGVYFNDLETALKYLSENKVAWGITGLTFFKSYSGKFKMVPVAATLPQGMDKDVWRLIVSTDGPDSVKDVSGTVYGSMLYTPEACSILFSGNDESSFTAEGTRKALRMLRKVNKGKVAGVCLDAVQYSVIKGSDRYMNTKVIFESERLPNSPVVWFGETGDDALRLQGVLLNMKKDPAAAGLLKLLQTDGFSPADGDLK, from the coding sequence ATGTTTAGAAAAGTTTTGCTGATTACGCTTGGCTGCGTTTGCTTGCTGGCTGGTACTGTTTTTGCCGCAGGCAGATTTGATTTTGCCATAATTCAGCCCGGCCAGCCCGGAACGACTGTCGAGGCGCAGCCGGTCATGGATGAACTTGCAAAATATATGTCTGAAAAATTAGATACCGAGGTTGACGGTGTTTATTTTAATGACCTTGAAACCGCTCTTAAATATCTGAGTGAAAATAAAGTCGCATGGGGTATAACCGGACTGACTTTTTTTAAAAGCTACTCCGGAAAATTTAAGATGGTTCCGGTTGCAGCTACTCTGCCGCAAGGTATGGATAAGGATGTGTGGCGGCTGATAGTTTCAACTGACGGGCCTGATTCCGTTAAGGATGTATCTGGCACAGTATACGGTTCTATGCTTTATACTCCAGAGGCATGCAGTATTCTTTTTTCCGGTAACGATGAATCTTCATTTACTGCCGAAGGAACCCGCAAGGCTTTGCGTATGCTCAGAAAAGTCAACAAGGGCAAAGTTGCCGGAGTCTGCCTTGATGCTGTGCAGTATTCTGTTATCAAAGGCTCGGATCGATACATGAACACGAAAGTTATTTTTGAGTCGGAAAGGCTGCCTAACAGTCCTGTTGTGTGGTTCGGTGAAACCGGTGATGATGCACTCCGTCTTCAGGGCGTATTGCTCAATATGAAAAAAGATCCAGCGGCAGCAGGGCTTCTCAAGCTTCTTCAGACTGACGGTTTTAGTCCTGCTGACGGAGATTTGAAATAA
- a CDS encoding tetratricopeptide repeat protein, which produces MPARRLVLIAVMVLICGCSTARYGVPLTKYDAGDVVLWTPCSRAQAEVLSGSSKDKDILQSVACSAWLLESGVVKSADYAKSSQGIIKKYLVEKAQSGLAHYLYAYLVAKEAQLAPVRGLDLVPVMEQEALRASKLSPEVDFGGPDRMLGELYLKAPSPPISIGDLDKALEYYEKAVRLAPDFALNRLGYAKALLEDDETKDACFQYEQALKSKSFDEKLLKIDTCEKLVKSCNKASSAEK; this is translated from the coding sequence ATGCCTGCTCGCCGGCTTGTTCTTATTGCCGTTATGGTCCTTATTTGCGGATGCTCCACTGCAAGGTACGGTGTCCCTCTTACAAAATACGATGCCGGAGATGTCGTACTCTGGACTCCCTGCTCCAGAGCGCAGGCAGAGGTTTTATCAGGCAGCAGTAAGGATAAAGATATTTTGCAGAGTGTCGCCTGCTCTGCATGGCTGCTGGAGAGCGGAGTGGTTAAATCTGCAGATTATGCTAAATCCAGTCAGGGGATTATAAAAAAATATCTTGTTGAAAAGGCGCAATCCGGCCTTGCGCACTATCTTTATGCTTATTTAGTTGCTAAAGAGGCGCAGCTTGCGCCGGTGCGGGGACTTGACCTTGTGCCTGTCATGGAGCAAGAAGCACTTCGTGCTTCCAAACTTTCGCCGGAAGTTGATTTCGGCGGGCCGGATCGCATGCTTGGTGAATTGTATTTGAAAGCCCCGTCTCCGCCGATCAGTATAGGTGATCTGGACAAGGCTTTGGAATATTATGAAAAGGCTGTGAGGCTGGCACCGGACTTTGCTTTGAATCGACTAGGTTATGCTAAAGCATTGCTGGAAGATGATGAGACGAAGGATGCGTGCTTTCAATATGAGCAGGCTTTGAAAAGTAAAAGTTTTGATGAAAAATTATTAAAAATTGATACATGCGAAAAGCTGGTTAAATCCTGCAATAAAGCAAGTTCTGCTGAAAAATAA
- the hpnH gene encoding adenosyl-hopene transferase HpnH yields the protein MAIPAIQIARLGKYILTQTIKGNRHYPLVLMLEPLFQCNLRCKGCGKVNQPASILNQRLSVDECIAAVEECGAPIVSIPGGEPLLHPDMPAIVKELTRRKKFVYLCTNGILIPERINQFKPSPYLTFNIHLDGLEEIHDRIVCKQGVFQSAVRAIKLLKSKGFRVNTNTTFFGGQTPENAAEFFDFLMSLNVDGMTLSAAFSYEAAEDQDSFLTRAQSNKLFREIFKLGKGKNWDFSHSSFYLDFLAGNQDYSCSPWGNPCRSVHGWQRPCYLLEDGFVSSYKELIEDTDWDKFGVGNDPRCANCMVHCGFEPTAVADSVKRPIKGAMLALKGVNVD from the coding sequence TTGGCAATTCCTGCAATTCAAATAGCTAGACTAGGTAAATACATTCTCACCCAGACCATTAAAGGCAACAGGCATTATCCACTGGTGCTTATGCTTGAGCCGCTTTTTCAGTGCAACTTGCGCTGTAAGGGCTGTGGTAAAGTTAACCAGCCGGCAAGTATTCTGAATCAGCGTCTATCCGTTGATGAGTGTATTGCAGCGGTTGAGGAGTGCGGCGCGCCTATCGTATCCATTCCCGGTGGTGAGCCTTTGCTTCATCCGGACATGCCTGCCATCGTCAAGGAACTTACAAGACGTAAAAAATTTGTTTATCTCTGCACTAACGGAATTCTAATCCCTGAACGTATCAATCAGTTCAAACCCAGTCCGTATTTGACTTTCAATATTCATCTTGACGGTCTGGAAGAAATACATGACCGCATTGTTTGCAAACAGGGTGTTTTCCAGTCTGCGGTAAGAGCTATCAAGCTGCTCAAATCAAAAGGCTTTAGAGTTAACACCAATACAACTTTTTTTGGCGGACAAACTCCTGAAAATGCAGCTGAATTTTTTGATTTTCTCATGAGTTTGAACGTTGACGGTATGACTCTCTCCGCTGCATTCAGCTATGAAGCCGCTGAAGATCAGGATAGTTTTCTGACCCGTGCGCAGAGCAATAAACTTTTCCGTGAAATATTCAAGCTGGGTAAAGGTAAAAACTGGGATTTCAGCCACAGCAGCTTTTATCTCGATTTCCTAGCCGGAAATCAGGACTACTCATGTTCTCCCTGGGGTAACCCATGCCGTTCAGTACACGGATGGCAGCGTCCCTGTTATTTGCTCGAAGACGGTTTCGTCTCCAGCTACAAGGAACTTATTGAAGATACTGACTGGGATAAGTTCGGCGTTGGCAACGATCCCCGTTGCGCAAACTGTATGGTCCATTGCGGGTTTGAACCGACAGCAGTTGCCGATTCAGTAAAGCGTCCCATAAAAGGTGCTATGCTTGCCCTTAAAGGCGTGAATGTCGATTAA
- a CDS encoding purine or other phosphorylase family 1, translating into MTIKTIGIVAAMEQEAQAACPSGERGTLGEFESLSGTLESGIKFTCIISGIGIERAGRAAKILCAEKPDLLMSIGVSGGLAPGLSAGNLVAATTIHSDISDFKPWHENDEDALMRSEIIPLCGKDIQCGRLITTEKPVLTPQDKVLMHDRTGAIAVDMESIAVAQTAATEKIPFACVRAVSDGPEKSIPAESLAGIDKNGKTHLKPVLQAILKRPSLILELIPMGMDYSKALKGLKKILK; encoded by the coding sequence ATGACAATTAAAACGATAGGCATTGTAGCGGCAATGGAGCAGGAGGCTCAGGCAGCCTGCCCTTCTGGTGAACGGGGTACGCTGGGTGAATTTGAATCCCTCTCCGGTACTTTGGAAAGCGGTATCAAGTTTACGTGTATAATTTCAGGCATAGGCATTGAGCGGGCCGGACGGGCTGCAAAAATACTTTGCGCTGAAAAACCCGACCTGCTGATGAGCATAGGTGTCTCCGGCGGGCTGGCACCGGGACTTTCTGCGGGAAATCTGGTTGCAGCCACGACTATTCATTCTGATATTTCTGACTTTAAACCCTGGCATGAAAATGATGAAGATGCTCTTATGCGCAGTGAAATTATTCCGTTATGCGGCAAAGACATCCAGTGCGGCCGGCTGATTACAACGGAAAAACCGGTGCTTACCCCGCAGGATAAAGTACTGATGCACGACAGAACCGGAGCCATAGCTGTTGATATGGAAAGTATTGCTGTTGCGCAAACAGCTGCGACTGAAAAAATACCTTTTGCCTGTGTCCGTGCTGTAAGTGACGGGCCGGAAAAAAGTATCCCGGCAGAATCACTGGCGGGGATTGATAAAAATGGCAAGACTCACCTTAAGCCTGTTCTACAGGCTATTTTAAAGCGTCCATCCTTGATTTTGGAACTGATTCCAATGGGCATGGATTATTCAAAAGCTTTGAAAGGACTTAAAAAGATTCTAAAATAA
- a CDS encoding ATP-binding protein, producing the protein MTTILKDRELPLEELRWTLDPEELPFKTTADLEPEDEIIGQDRGVEAFRFGMGMPLKGYNIFVTGPAGTGKQATVKKMLKDLSKSDKTPDDLLYVNNFKSSEAPVLIRMAAGEGAGFKKDIHEFLESIKRDVPQLFESQEYIARKNEIIEKHEKQTREFFQGIEEKVKDSGLVIVNMQMGHYQRPDVVPLVDGEPIRMIQLEEKVEKGRFPREEFENLKEKQKVLKEEVDNILVQVRKLQKEVKKKSEGVDKLMFMTLAQDLINPLKEKYTDEKVIKYFDGMLENMRDDLDALRMMGRKPQAAEGGMMFMPPQADAILHTYQVNLLVDNSEQSGPPVRFETYPTYRNLFGSIERVMDRHGGWRTDFTKIKAGSFIKANGGYLVINLMDAIVEPGVWPTLKRSLKTEKIEIQTFDPYYFISSTGLKPEPIAMDVKVVVLGEPYLYQLLRHYDPDVPKIFKVRADFETSMDRDEDAINAISKFITRMIKKDNLMPFDRSGVAAIIEQAVRMAGRQEKITTSFPLLADLLGEASYFAGRNGSGCVMADHVDKAINAHIKRANRAEEQLQEMIDRGSLYVDTDGAVTGQVNGLAVYSMGDYSFGKPSRITAVTAMGKGGIINIERESDMSGPTHNKGIFILSGFLRNKFAQEKPLSLTASIAFEQSYGGIDGDSASSTELYALLSSLADVPIRQDIAVTGSVNQKGEVQPIGGVNQKIEGFYLCCKHAGLTGNQGVMIPEPNVKDLMLHKDVVKAVREGKFHVWSVKNISQGVEILTGLEAGVKDSEGKYPEKSIYGKVDAKLIRLAEGLKAFAAGNEEKDEKKKSGGGCCSK; encoded by the coding sequence ATGACTACTATTCTAAAAGACAGAGAGCTACCGCTGGAAGAACTTCGATGGACACTTGATCCTGAGGAGCTGCCCTTTAAAACCACAGCCGACCTTGAACCTGAAGACGAAATTATCGGTCAGGACCGAGGCGTTGAAGCATTCCGCTTCGGCATGGGCATGCCTTTAAAGGGGTACAACATTTTTGTAACCGGACCTGCCGGCACGGGGAAGCAGGCCACCGTCAAAAAAATGCTCAAGGATCTTTCCAAATCCGACAAAACCCCGGACGATCTGCTTTACGTAAATAACTTCAAATCAAGCGAAGCCCCTGTCCTTATCCGCATGGCAGCTGGAGAAGGTGCCGGTTTTAAAAAAGATATTCATGAATTTCTTGAAAGCATCAAACGTGATGTGCCTCAACTTTTTGAAAGTCAGGAATATATTGCCCGCAAAAATGAAATCATCGAAAAACATGAGAAGCAGACTCGTGAATTTTTTCAAGGCATTGAAGAAAAGGTAAAAGATTCCGGACTGGTCATCGTAAACATGCAAATGGGTCACTATCAACGCCCTGATGTTGTTCCATTAGTGGATGGTGAACCTATCCGCATGATTCAGCTTGAAGAAAAAGTAGAAAAAGGACGCTTTCCGCGTGAAGAATTCGAAAACCTGAAAGAAAAGCAGAAAGTACTGAAAGAGGAAGTGGATAACATCCTAGTTCAGGTCCGCAAACTTCAAAAGGAAGTTAAGAAAAAAAGTGAAGGGGTGGACAAACTGATGTTCATGACCCTGGCTCAGGATCTAATTAATCCACTCAAAGAAAAATACACAGACGAAAAAGTAATCAAATATTTTGACGGAATGCTTGAAAACATGAGGGATGACCTTGATGCGTTACGCATGATGGGCAGAAAGCCGCAAGCAGCTGAAGGCGGCATGATGTTCATGCCTCCGCAGGCCGATGCCATCCTGCACACCTATCAGGTCAACCTGCTGGTTGATAATTCCGAGCAGTCCGGTCCGCCGGTACGTTTTGAAACCTACCCCACCTACCGCAACCTGTTCGGTTCAATTGAAAGAGTCATGGACCGTCACGGCGGCTGGCGCACCGACTTTACCAAAATTAAAGCTGGATCATTCATTAAAGCCAACGGCGGCTATCTGGTTATCAATCTGATGGATGCCATTGTTGAACCCGGTGTATGGCCGACTCTCAAGCGTTCACTTAAAACTGAAAAAATCGAAATCCAGACATTCGACCCTTACTATTTCATATCCTCAACAGGCTTGAAACCAGAACCGATCGCAATGGACGTAAAGGTAGTTGTGCTTGGCGAACCGTATCTATACCAGCTTCTGCGGCATTATGACCCTGATGTACCGAAAATTTTCAAGGTCCGTGCGGACTTTGAAACATCAATGGACCGGGATGAAGACGCCATTAACGCTATCTCCAAATTCATCACCCGCATGATCAAAAAAGATAACCTCATGCCCTTTGACCGTTCCGGCGTGGCGGCAATCATCGAACAGGCCGTGCGCATGGCCGGCCGTCAGGAAAAAATCACCACCTCCTTCCCGTTGCTGGCAGATCTTCTGGGTGAGGCAAGCTATTTCGCAGGTCGCAACGGTTCAGGCTGTGTAATGGCTGACCACGTCGACAAAGCCATAAATGCCCACATCAAACGCGCAAACAGAGCCGAAGAGCAATTGCAGGAAATGATTGACCGAGGCAGTCTCTACGTTGACACCGACGGTGCTGTCACCGGACAGGTCAACGGACTGGCGGTTTATTCCATGGGAGATTATTCCTTCGGCAAACCTTCACGCATCACCGCTGTAACGGCTATGGGTAAAGGCGGCATCATAAATATTGAACGCGAATCCGACATGTCCGGTCCGACGCATAACAAAGGAATATTCATCCTGTCCGGCTTCCTGCGCAATAAATTTGCACAGGAAAAGCCGCTATCTCTTACCGCCAGTATCGCCTTTGAACAATCATACGGCGGTATCGATGGCGACTCGGCATCTTCCACAGAATTATATGCATTGTTATCCAGCCTTGCAGACGTTCCTATCCGTCAGGATATCGCCGTAACAGGTTCCGTAAACCAGAAAGGTGAAGTCCAGCCCATCGGCGGGGTAAATCAGAAAATTGAAGGTTTTTACCTCTGCTGCAAACATGCCGGCTTAACTGGTAACCAAGGCGTGATGATCCCTGAACCGAACGTGAAAGATCTCATGTTGCACAAAGATGTAGTCAAAGCCGTACGTGAAGGTAAGTTCCACGTATGGTCAGTCAAAAACATCTCGCAAGGTGTGGAAATTCTGACCGGACTGGAAGCGGGCGTAAAAGATTCAGAAGGAAAGTACCCCGAAAAGTCTATCTACGGAAAAGTAGATGCAAAACTTATCCGGCTGGCGGAAGGACTCAAAGCCTTCGCTGCCGGCAATGAAGAAAAAGACGAAAAGAAAAAATCCGGCGGGGGATGCTGTTCCAAGTAG
- a CDS encoding Hsp20/alpha crystallin family protein — translation MPNLSSWGSRELEKLKTDMDKLFNSLCHDYGIPSVCGIIDCTPRTQMQEIDQSLEVSTTMPGFQAEDLEVSVTETSMTISGEKKVTFEGGRQTSHFKKTIPLPCRVDPDNVKATFKDGILKIQLLKCVTKPHKTISIITE, via the coding sequence ACTTGAAAAGTTAAAAACTGACATGGACAAGCTGTTTAACAGCCTTTGCCATGACTACGGCATCCCTTCTGTTTGCGGGATTATAGATTGCACCCCCAGAACACAGATGCAGGAGATTGATCAGTCTCTGGAGGTATCTACCACCATGCCCGGTTTTCAGGCCGAAGATCTTGAAGTCTCGGTAACTGAAACCTCCATGACCATCTCCGGTGAAAAAAAAGTGACTTTTGAAGGTGGACGGCAAACAAGTCATTTTAAAAAAACCATCCCCCTGCCCTGCCGTGTGGACCCGGACAATGTAAAAGCGACCTTTAAAGACGGTATACTGAAAATACAACTCCTCAAGTGCGTCACCAAACCTCACAAAACAATATCCATAATTACTGAATAG